From a region of the Balaenoptera acutorostrata chromosome 14, mBalAcu1.1, whole genome shotgun sequence genome:
- the FHL5 gene encoding four and a half LIM domains protein 5 isoform X2 has translation MEFKGNYWHETCFVCKHCQQPIGTKPLISIESGNYCVPCFEMEFAHYCSFCKKVITSGGIMFCGQPWHKECFLCRGCRKELCEEEFMCRDDYPFCLDCYNHLYAKKCATCTKPITGFRDAKFICFQDRQWHSECFNCEKCSVSLVGEGFLTHNKEIFCHKCGSEVDTDM, from the exons ATGGAATTTAAGGGAAACTACTGGCATGAAACCTGCTTTGTGTGCAagcattgccaacagccaatagGAACTAAACCTTTGATTTCCATAGAGAGTGGCAATTATTGTGTGCCGTGTTTTGAGATGGAGTTTGCTCACTACTGCAGCTTTTGTAAGAAG GTGATTACTTCAGGTGGGATAATGTTTTGTGGCCAGCCATGGCATAAAGAGTGCTTTCTGTGCCGTGGCTGTAGGAAAGAGCTCTGTGAAGAAGAGTTTATGTGCAGAGATGATTATCCATTCTGCTTGGACTGCTACAACCATCTTTATGCCAAAAAGTGTGCCACCTGCACCAAGCCTATTACTG GTTTCAGAGATGCCAAGTTTATCTGCTTTCAAGACCGCCAGTGGCACAGCGAATGCTTTAACTGTGAGAAGTGCTCAGTCTCCTTGGTGGGGGAAGGCTTCCTGACTCACAACAAGGAAATCTTCTGCCACAAATGTGGCTCTGAGGTGGACACTGACATGTAG
- the FHL5 gene encoding four and a half LIM domains protein 5 isoform X1, whose translation MTTAQFDCQHCMASLLGKYVLKDDNPYCVTCYDRIFSNYCEECKEPIKSDSKDLCYKGHHWHEGCFNCAKCNQSLAEKPFAAKDECQLCSEYYSNERSSKCFHCKKTIMPGSRKMEFKGNYWHETCFVCKHCQQPIGTKPLISIESGNYCVPCFEMEFAHYCSFCKKVITSGGIMFCGQPWHKECFLCRGCRKELCEEEFMCRDDYPFCLDCYNHLYAKKCATCTKPITGFRDAKFICFQDRQWHSECFNCEKCSVSLVGEGFLTHNKEIFCHKCGSEVDTDM comes from the exons ATGACAACTGCTCAATTTGATTGTCAACACTGCATGGCATCACTTCTTGGGAAGTATGTACTAAAGGATGATAATCCATACTGTGTTACTTGTTATGATCGTATCTTTTCTAACTATTGTGAGGAGTGCAAAGAACCGATCAAATCAGATTCCAAG GATCTTTGTTACAAAGGCCATCACTGGCATGAAGGATGCTTCAATTGCGCCAAATGCAATCAGTCTTTGGCAGAAAAGCCTTTTGCTGCCAAGGATGAGTGCCAGCTGTGCTCCGAGTACTATTCTAACGAGCGCTCCTCCAAGTGCTTCCATTGTAAGAAGACCATCATGCCTG GTTCCCGAAAAATGGAATTTAAGGGAAACTACTGGCATGAAACCTGCTTTGTGTGCAagcattgccaacagccaatagGAACTAAACCTTTGATTTCCATAGAGAGTGGCAATTATTGTGTGCCGTGTTTTGAGATGGAGTTTGCTCACTACTGCAGCTTTTGTAAGAAG GTGATTACTTCAGGTGGGATAATGTTTTGTGGCCAGCCATGGCATAAAGAGTGCTTTCTGTGCCGTGGCTGTAGGAAAGAGCTCTGTGAAGAAGAGTTTATGTGCAGAGATGATTATCCATTCTGCTTGGACTGCTACAACCATCTTTATGCCAAAAAGTGTGCCACCTGCACCAAGCCTATTACTG GTTTCAGAGATGCCAAGTTTATCTGCTTTCAAGACCGCCAGTGGCACAGCGAATGCTTTAACTGTGAGAAGTGCTCAGTCTCCTTGGTGGGGGAAGGCTTCCTGACTCACAACAAGGAAATCTTCTGCCACAAATGTGGCTCTGAGGTGGACACTGACATGTAG